In the genome of Paenibacillus pabuli, one region contains:
- a CDS encoding YicC/YloC family endoribonuclease produces the protein MSFSMTGYGQSAFHFGGYKVQLEIKSVNHRYCEVMMRLPREWTCYEDGLRKKVQSRLKRGRIDVYVMKEKDEDQALPAVLNEQAVRAYLQAAEQLESRYGMQGKPSIMDMLTLPEVMVHSDGTSSIPEEQKDEWERVLQQGLEEALSGLEQMRAREGLHLASDLERRVSRLESLHTEMLALAPTVVSDHRNKLRQRLTEMQEEGSFPFDEHKLGMEIAMFADRSNIEEELTRLLSHFGQSRELLKSDEPVGRKLDFLIQEMNREVNTIGSKANHLALVNRVVEMKAELEKIREQAANIE, from the coding sequence ATGTCATTCAGTATGACCGGATACGGTCAATCCGCCTTTCATTTTGGAGGCTACAAGGTACAATTGGAAATCAAGTCTGTCAATCATCGTTACTGCGAAGTGATGATGCGTCTCCCGAGAGAGTGGACGTGTTATGAAGATGGATTGAGGAAAAAGGTACAGAGCCGATTAAAACGTGGGCGGATTGATGTTTATGTAATGAAAGAAAAAGATGAGGACCAGGCTCTTCCCGCTGTTCTGAATGAGCAGGCGGTCAGGGCCTATCTTCAGGCCGCAGAGCAGTTGGAAAGCCGTTATGGGATGCAGGGCAAACCGAGCATTATGGATATGCTGACACTTCCTGAGGTCATGGTTCACTCGGATGGGACGAGTTCGATTCCGGAAGAACAGAAAGACGAATGGGAGCGTGTCCTGCAGCAGGGGTTGGAAGAGGCTTTGTCAGGTCTGGAGCAGATGCGCGCCCGCGAGGGTCTTCATCTGGCCAGTGATCTGGAACGACGGGTCAGTCGTCTGGAATCACTGCATACCGAGATGCTTGCACTTGCGCCGACTGTGGTGAGTGATCATCGCAACAAGTTAAGACAACGACTTACGGAAATGCAGGAAGAAGGCTCTTTCCCTTTTGACGAGCATAAATTGGGTATGGAAATTGCTATGTTTGCCGATCGTTCTAACATAGAGGAAGAGCTTACGCGTCTACTGAGTCACTTTGGACAGAGCAGGGAACTGCTGAAAAGTGATGAGCCGGTGGGCCGCAAGTTGGACTTTCTTATTCAGGAGATGAATAGGGAAGTCAATACGATTGGATCAAAAGCCAACCATTTGGCTCTGGTGAACCGTGTTGTCGAGATGAAGGCGGAACTGGAGAAAATTCGTGAGCAAGCGGCGAATATCGAATGA
- the gmk gene encoding guanylate kinase, producing the protein MSKGLLVVLSGPSGVGKGTVCSALRKRVPELIYSVSATTRQPRLGEEHGVNYFFRSHEEFLNMIAEDQLLEHAEYVGNYYGTPRDFVEKTINEGRDIILEIEVQGALKVKEKFPEGIFVFLLPPSLDELKDRIQGRGTESQATIDHRMSVAVDEISLLEQYDYAVVNDEIDLACKRIESIIIAEHCKINK; encoded by the coding sequence ATGTCTAAGGGATTACTGGTAGTGTTGTCCGGCCCATCTGGGGTCGGGAAGGGGACAGTATGCAGCGCTTTGCGCAAACGGGTACCGGAATTGATTTATTCCGTATCGGCAACGACTCGTCAGCCTCGTCTGGGCGAGGAACACGGCGTCAATTATTTTTTCAGAAGCCATGAAGAATTTCTGAATATGATTGCTGAAGATCAATTGTTGGAACATGCAGAGTATGTAGGGAATTATTATGGAACACCGCGTGATTTTGTGGAGAAAACGATTAATGAAGGTCGGGACATCATTCTAGAGATTGAAGTTCAAGGCGCGTTAAAAGTGAAAGAAAAGTTCCCGGAAGGGATCTTTGTATTTCTGTTGCCTCCTTCACTGGACGAGCTTAAAGATCGCATTCAAGGCCGTGGTACGGAAAGTCAGGCGACGATTGATCATCGGATGTCCGTCGCGGTAGATGAGATCAGTCTGCTGGAGCAGTACGATTACGCTGTCGTTAATGATGAAATTGATTTGGCATGTAAACGAATAGAAAGCATCATTATCGCCGAACATTGTAAGATCAATAAATAA
- the rpoZ gene encoding DNA-directed RNA polymerase subunit omega: MLYPSIDEMMNKVDSKYSLVVAASRRARQLREGEKTDLRNARSHKQVGVALEEIYGDHLVVIKGQDEEEEE; encoded by the coding sequence ATGCTGTATCCTTCTATTGATGAAATGATGAACAAAGTCGACAGCAAGTATTCCCTTGTTGTTGCCGCTTCCCGCCGGGCCAGACAGCTTCGTGAAGGTGAGAAAACGGATTTGAGAAATGCCAGATCCCATAAACAGGTTGGCGTTGCACTTGAAGAAATTTATGGTGATCATCTCGTTGTCATCAAAGGACAGGACGAAGAGGAAGAAGAGTAA
- the remA gene encoding extracellular matrix/biofilm regulator RemA: MAIKLINIGFGNIVSANRIISIVSPESAPIKRIIQEARDRHMLIDATYGRRTRAVIITDSDHVILSAVQPETVAHRLSSKDDDNDE, from the coding sequence ATGGCAATCAAGCTCATTAACATTGGATTCGGTAACATCGTATCGGCGAACCGGATTATATCCATCGTGAGTCCGGAATCGGCGCCGATCAAGAGGATTATACAAGAGGCAAGAGATCGTCATATGCTGATAGACGCAACGTACGGAAGACGTACTCGCGCCGTGATTATTACGGATAGCGATCATGTGATTCTGTCTGCGGTTCAGCCAGAAACGGTCGCCCATCGTCTTTCTTCGAAAGATGATGACAACGACGAATAA
- a CDS encoding bifunctional homocysteine S-methyltransferase/methylenetetrahydrofolate reductase, with product MKADLRSAMQERVLIGDGAMGTFLYQMGFPVGISYEELNLISPEVVAEVHRRYRDAGTEIHETNTYSANYDKLSKFGLESKVEDVNRAGVRIAKEIAGANGYVLGAVGSIRGGKRTNVSTSELKRFYQQQIFALLDEGVDGILLETFYDIEEMDIALLQARKLSDLPVIGQFAVEDVGHTLDGYTMPEAFRIMREQGADVIGFNCRSGPNGIMRAMETVSGRIGVPMSVYPNAGAADYVDGQFRYGASPEYFGQTAVQFAELGARIIGGCCGTTPDHITAIAQALVEYTPAPILEPDPSESKPRIILHENVDERSGRGGQPTIVDLVKQRHTVIVELDPPRDLDIAKFMKGAETLKAAGADALTLADNSLAVTRMSNMALGHLVQDRTGLRPLVHIACRDRNLIGTQSHMMGFDALGINHVLAVTGDPARFGDLPGSSSVYDLTSFEIIRMIKQLNDGVSFSGKPLKQKAGFVIGAAFNPNVKHLDKAVQRLEKKIASGADYIMTQPVYDPELIVAMSEATKHLDVPIFVGVMPLASGRNAEYLHNEVPGIQLSDEVRSRMAGLEGEEGRAMGVKIAKELLDVATEHFKGIYLMTPFMFYSMTAELTQYVWEKSEHQCPTCFNPNNQLQ from the coding sequence ATGAAGGCGGATTTACGCAGTGCAATGCAGGAACGGGTCCTCATAGGGGATGGGGCGATGGGAACATTTCTGTATCAGATGGGATTCCCGGTAGGGATTTCTTATGAAGAGTTGAACTTGATTTCACCTGAAGTGGTGGCAGAAGTGCATCGTCGTTATCGCGATGCGGGTACGGAAATTCACGAAACCAATACGTACTCTGCCAATTATGATAAGTTGTCCAAGTTTGGTCTGGAGTCCAAGGTGGAGGACGTCAATCGTGCCGGTGTGCGTATCGCCAAAGAAATAGCTGGTGCAAACGGTTATGTTCTGGGCGCGGTTGGCTCCATTCGTGGAGGAAAACGGACGAATGTATCAACAAGCGAATTGAAGCGTTTTTATCAGCAACAGATTTTTGCGCTGCTTGATGAAGGAGTGGACGGCATTCTGCTCGAAACCTTCTATGATATTGAGGAGATGGACATCGCCCTTCTGCAGGCCCGCAAGCTGAGTGATCTGCCCGTAATCGGACAGTTCGCTGTTGAGGATGTAGGGCATACACTGGATGGATATACGATGCCTGAAGCTTTTCGAATCATGCGTGAGCAAGGAGCTGACGTTATTGGTTTCAATTGTCGTTCCGGTCCTAACGGAATTATGCGGGCGATGGAAACGGTGTCAGGCCGTATCGGTGTCCCAATGTCTGTTTACCCAAATGCGGGTGCAGCGGATTACGTTGATGGTCAGTTCCGTTATGGAGCGTCCCCGGAATACTTCGGACAGACCGCAGTGCAATTCGCTGAACTGGGCGCGCGTATTATCGGAGGCTGCTGTGGTACGACACCTGATCATATCACGGCAATTGCCCAAGCCCTTGTTGAATACACACCTGCTCCGATACTGGAACCTGATCCATCCGAGTCGAAACCGCGTATTATCTTGCATGAGAACGTAGATGAACGGTCTGGACGAGGTGGGCAGCCCACCATTGTGGATTTGGTCAAGCAGCGCCATACAGTCATCGTCGAACTTGACCCACCGCGTGATCTCGACATTGCGAAGTTTATGAAAGGCGCCGAGACATTGAAAGCGGCTGGTGCAGATGCATTAACCTTGGCTGATAATTCCCTTGCGGTTACCCGGATGAGCAACATGGCTCTCGGCCATCTGGTTCAGGATCGTACAGGATTGCGCCCATTGGTGCATATTGCATGTCGTGACCGAAATCTGATCGGGACTCAGTCTCACATGATGGGCTTTGATGCTCTGGGCATTAATCATGTACTCGCTGTAACTGGTGACCCCGCACGATTCGGTGACTTGCCTGGTTCAAGCTCGGTATACGATCTGACTTCTTTTGAAATTATACGTATGATCAAGCAGTTAAACGACGGCGTGTCCTTCTCCGGTAAACCGCTCAAGCAGAAGGCAGGCTTTGTGATCGGTGCCGCTTTTAACCCGAATGTGAAACATCTGGATAAGGCTGTACAGCGTCTTGAGAAAAAGATTGCTTCTGGAGCCGATTATATTATGACGCAGCCGGTCTACGATCCAGAATTAATCGTAGCCATGAGTGAAGCGACCAAGCACCTGGATGTGCCAATTTTTGTAGGGGTTATGCCACTTGCCAGCGGCCGAAACGCAGAGTATCTGCACAATGAGGTTCCAGGTATTCAGCTGTCGGATGAAGTGCGCTCCCGGATGGCTGGTCTCGAAGGAGAAGAAGGGCGAGCAATGGGTGTCAAGATCGCCAAGGAGCTTCTGGATGTAGCAACAGAACACTTCAAAGGAATCTATTTGATGACTCCATTTATGTTCTATAGTATGACGGCCGAACTGACCCAATATGTCTGGGAGAAGTCGGAGCATCAATGTCCTACTTGTTTCAACCCTAATAATCAATTACAATAG